A window of Pedobacter lusitanus contains these coding sequences:
- a CDS encoding glycine--tRNA ligase, which produces MAKTNNDEQFKNVISHAKEYGFVFQSSEIYDGLSAVYDYGQLGAELKNNIKTYWWKSMVQMHENIVGIDSAIFMHPKVWKASGHVDGFSDPMIDNKDSKKRYRADQLLEDKITRYEKDGKTDKAAKLQADMDEALKAENLPQLKVLIEEHEIACPVSGTKNWTDVRQFNLMFSTQFGAMAEGAEEVYLRPETAQGIFVNFLNVQKSGRMKIPFGIAQIGKAFRNEVIARQFIMRMREFEQMEMQFFVRPGEEMKWYAYWKEARLKWHTALGTDPAKYKYHDHAKLAHYANAAVDIEFEFPFGFKEVEGIHSRTDFDLKQHQEFSGKKMQYFDNDLNEDGKPYGNYIPYVIETSIGLDRMFLLTMIGAFEDQDLSDGEKTDSRIVLHLHPCLAPVKAAILPLTKKDGLPEKAQTIMDNLKLDYNVVYEEKDSIGKRYRRQDAIGTPFCITVDHQTLEDDTVTIRHRDSMEQQRIDIKDLEELIANKVSWKNLLRQI; this is translated from the coding sequence ATGGCCAAAACAAATAACGACGAACAATTTAAAAATGTGATCTCCCACGCCAAGGAATATGGTTTCGTATTTCAAAGCAGCGAAATTTATGATGGCTTAAGTGCCGTTTATGATTATGGTCAGTTAGGTGCTGAACTAAAGAATAACATCAAAACTTACTGGTGGAAATCTATGGTTCAGATGCATGAAAACATTGTAGGAATTGACTCTGCAATCTTTATGCATCCGAAAGTATGGAAAGCCAGCGGCCACGTAGACGGATTCAGCGATCCGATGATCGATAATAAAGATTCGAAAAAACGTTACCGTGCTGACCAGTTATTAGAAGATAAAATTACCCGTTATGAAAAGGACGGAAAAACAGATAAAGCAGCAAAATTACAGGCTGATATGGATGAGGCCCTTAAAGCTGAAAACCTGCCACAGCTTAAAGTATTGATTGAAGAGCATGAAATTGCCTGTCCTGTAAGCGGAACAAAAAACTGGACTGATGTACGTCAGTTTAACCTGATGTTCAGTACACAGTTCGGAGCAATGGCAGAAGGCGCTGAAGAAGTATATTTACGTCCTGAAACTGCACAGGGTATTTTTGTAAACTTCCTGAATGTTCAGAAATCAGGAAGAATGAAAATTCCTTTCGGTATTGCACAAATCGGTAAAGCTTTCAGAAACGAGGTAATTGCACGTCAGTTCATCATGCGTATGCGTGAGTTTGAACAAATGGAAATGCAATTCTTTGTACGTCCGGGCGAGGAAATGAAATGGTATGCCTACTGGAAAGAAGCACGTCTTAAATGGCACACTGCATTAGGTACAGATCCTGCAAAATATAAATATCATGATCACGCTAAACTTGCACATTATGCAAATGCAGCAGTTGATATCGAATTTGAATTCCCATTCGGCTTCAAAGAAGTTGAAGGTATCCATAGCCGTACAGACTTCGATTTAAAACAACACCAGGAGTTTTCAGGTAAGAAAATGCAATACTTCGATAATGACCTGAATGAAGACGGAAAACCTTATGGCAACTATATTCCATATGTAATTGAAACTTCTATTGGTCTTGACCGTATGTTCCTGCTGACCATGATCGGTGCTTTCGAAGATCAGGATCTGAGCGATGGCGAAAAAACTGACAGTCGCATTGTACTTCATTTACACCCATGCCTTGCTCCGGTAAAAGCAGCTATTTTACCATTAACCAAAAAAGACGGTTTACCGGAAAAAGCACAAACGATCATGGATAATCTGAAACTGGATTACAATGTCGTTTATGAAGAGAAAGATTCAATCGGAAAACGTTACCGCAGACAAGATGCAATCGGTACACCTTTCTGTATCACTGTTGATCATCAGACACTGGAAGACGATACCGTAACTATCCGTCACCGTGACAGCATGGAGCAGCAGAGAATTGACATCAAAGATCTGGAAGAACTGATTGCTAATAAAGTAAGCTGGAAAAATCTGTTAAGACAGATTTAA
- a CDS encoding ATP-binding cassette domain-containing protein, with amino-acid sequence MSIKVEGLSKTYGQQKAVDNISFEATAGKILGFLGPNGAGKSTTMRMLTGYLQPTSGKSSLGGYDTQLQSLEMRRILGYLPENTPLYTDMYVREFLTFVANTYQLSHTEIKVREVIEKVGLGEEQHKKIAMLSKGYKQRVGLAQAIIHDPEILILDEPTTGLDPNQLSDIRELIRNLGRDKTVVLSTHIMQEVEALCEQVVIISKGKIVADSSLIDLKKQHKTDSLEDLFRVLTS; translated from the coding sequence TTGAGTATAAAGGTAGAAGGACTGTCAAAAACATATGGTCAGCAAAAAGCAGTAGATAATATCAGTTTCGAGGCTACGGCAGGCAAAATTCTTGGTTTCCTGGGGCCAAACGGAGCGGGTAAATCTACAACCATGCGTATGCTGACCGGTTATTTACAGCCAACTTCAGGAAAATCCAGTTTAGGTGGTTATGATACGCAGCTTCAAAGTCTTGAAATGCGTCGTATTCTGGGTTATCTGCCAGAAAATACGCCTTTATATACAGATATGTATGTTCGGGAATTTCTGACTTTCGTAGCAAATACCTATCAGCTGAGTCATACAGAAATTAAGGTAAGGGAAGTCATTGAAAAGGTAGGACTGGGAGAGGAGCAGCATAAAAAGATTGCTATGCTGAGCAAGGGATATAAGCAGCGGGTTGGATTGGCACAGGCAATTATTCATGATCCTGAGATCTTAATTCTGGATGAACCTACAACGGGCCTGGACCCTAATCAGCTGTCGGATATCCGTGAACTGATCAGAAATCTGGGCAGGGATAAAACTGTAGTTCTTTCCACACATATTATGCAGGAGGTTGAAGCTCTTTGTGAACAGGTCGTGATTATCAGTAAAGGAAAAATTGTAGCAGATTCGTCATTAATTGATCTTAAAAAACAACATAAAACTGACTCTTTGGAGGATTTGTTCAGGGTGCTAACTAGTTGA
- a CDS encoding outer membrane beta-barrel protein, which translates to MKRLFLLTAIAGIFAFSNVSAQKKDPAMSGQKLGIGVDFGLPTGNFNNAYKLGVGGSLLFQTPVAHNLNFTASAGYLSFSGKSISLGSLGTYKAPNFAAIPVKAGLRYFLAENVFVGGELGAAFGTSTGAGTSFIYTPNLGVEFPVADKSTIELGARYESWSKDGAARFVGFRLAYNFGI; encoded by the coding sequence ATGAAAAGGTTATTTTTACTAACAGCTATAGCAGGAATTTTTGCATTCTCAAACGTTTCAGCTCAGAAAAAAGATCCTGCAATGTCAGGTCAGAAATTAGGTATTGGTGTTGATTTTGGATTGCCAACTGGTAACTTTAACAACGCTTATAAATTAGGAGTAGGTGGTTCATTATTATTCCAGACACCGGTTGCACATAATTTAAATTTTACTGCCAGTGCAGGATATCTTAGTTTTTCAGGTAAATCTATTAGTTTAGGTTCATTGGGAACTTATAAGGCACCTAATTTTGCTGCTATTCCAGTAAAAGCTGGTTTAAGATATTTCTTAGCAGAAAATGTGTTTGTTGGTGGTGAGCTGGGTGCTGCTTTCGGTACTAGTACTGGTGCAGGAACTTCATTTATTTATACACCAAATTTAGGAGTAGAATTCCCGGTTGCAGACAAATCAACAATTGAATTAGGCGCAAGATATGAGTCATGGTCTAAAGATGGTGCTGCAAGATTCGTAGGCTTCAGGTTAGCTTATAACTTCGGTATATAA
- a CDS encoding outer membrane beta-barrel protein, producing MKKLFLLTAIAGVFAFGNVSAQKIKGPKLGIGADFAIPVGNLSNGYKFGYGGSLLFQTPIAPKLNFTASAGYLSMVGKTLDFYYGNYSLSGKVPNSNVIPVKVGARYFVTDSFYAGGEVGAAFVSEDGDNGTAFAYAPGIGLELPLANKKAVDLGVRYEGWSKNSSVGFFGLRVAYNFGI from the coding sequence ATGAAAAAGTTATTCTTATTAACGGCTATTGCCGGAGTTTTTGCATTTGGTAATGTATCAGCTCAAAAAATTAAAGGCCCGAAGTTAGGTATCGGAGCTGATTTTGCTATTCCTGTCGGGAACCTGAGTAATGGTTATAAATTTGGTTATGGAGGATCTTTATTATTTCAAACTCCAATTGCACCAAAATTGAATTTTACAGCCTCAGCTGGCTATCTGAGTATGGTTGGTAAGACTTTAGACTTTTATTACGGGAATTACTCATTATCCGGAAAAGTCCCTAATTCAAACGTAATTCCAGTAAAAGTCGGAGCAAGATATTTTGTTACAGACAGTTTTTATGCAGGTGGTGAGGTTGGCGCTGCTTTTGTTTCAGAAGATGGTGATAACGGAACTGCTTTCGCCTATGCGCCGGGTATTGGTTTAGAGCTTCCTCTGGCTAATAAAAAGGCAGTTGATTTAGGTGTAAGATACGAAGGATGGTCAAAAAATTCTTCAGTAGGATTTTTTGGTTTGAGAGTTGCCTATAATTTTGGAATATAA
- a CDS encoding YdeI/OmpD-associated family protein, with protein MGKYDNRIDLYIDNAAAFAQPILNHLRMLVHEACPEIIETIKWGCPHFDYKGPVCGMAAFKNHCSFGFWKASLIPDLRHLTGEDKPHSMGHLGKLESVEDLPGDDVLITYIQNAVILNKEGVKVPKKPAAPKVALQVPDDFVERLVSVPQAGINFEKFSYSQKKDYLEWFSEAKTEATRNKRMDTALEWITEGKSRNWKYQR; from the coding sequence ATGGGAAAATATGACAACCGCATCGATCTTTATATTGATAACGCTGCAGCATTTGCACAGCCGATATTAAACCACCTCAGAATGCTTGTGCATGAGGCCTGTCCCGAAATTATTGAAACCATTAAGTGGGGTTGTCCGCACTTCGATTATAAAGGACCTGTCTGTGGCATGGCTGCTTTTAAAAACCATTGTTCTTTTGGTTTCTGGAAAGCTTCTCTGATCCCCGATCTGCGTCACCTGACAGGTGAAGATAAACCGCATTCTATGGGTCACCTGGGTAAACTTGAATCTGTAGAAGATTTGCCAGGCGATGATGTTTTGATCACTTATATACAAAACGCTGTGATTCTGAATAAAGAAGGTGTCAAGGTACCCAAAAAGCCAGCAGCCCCAAAAGTAGCTTTACAGGTTCCTGATGATTTTGTGGAGAGACTGGTTAGTGTCCCTCAGGCTGGAATCAATTTTGAGAAATTCAGCTATTCGCAGAAAAAGGATTACCTGGAATGGTTCAGCGAGGCAAAAACTGAAGCCACAAGAAATAAACGGATGGACACAGCCCTGGAATGGATAACTGAAGGAAAATCCAGAAACTGGAAATACCAGAGATAA
- the gldF gene encoding gliding motility-associated ABC transporter permease subunit GldF encodes MYAVFKRELFSLLNSLMAYITIGVFLLVSGLLLWFFPDTSILEYGYAELNGFFSLTPFLFMFLIPAITMRSFAEERREGTYILLASRPLTDWQIILAKYLACFTLILFALIPTLLYYYTIVQLGMPKGNIDGGAVAGSYIGLLLLGAAFASIGVFASSVTKNQVIAFAVAVLLSFIAYSGFDSLGKIFSATVFEDIFVWLSINEHFQSMSRGVLDTRDLVYFISFILLFLGITRIVIGGRKW; translated from the coding sequence ATGTACGCAGTATTTAAACGCGAATTATTCAGTTTATTAAATTCATTAATGGCTTACATCACTATTGGTGTATTCCTGCTGGTTTCAGGCTTGCTACTCTGGTTTTTTCCGGATACTTCAATTCTTGAATATGGTTATGCTGAACTAAACGGCTTTTTTAGTCTCACTCCATTTTTATTTATGTTTCTGATCCCTGCAATTACGATGCGCTCTTTTGCAGAGGAACGCAGAGAGGGTACCTATATTTTGCTGGCCAGCAGACCGCTTACAGACTGGCAGATTATTCTGGCTAAATACCTGGCTTGTTTTACCCTGATCCTCTTTGCCCTGATTCCTACCTTATTATATTATTATACCATCGTGCAGCTTGGTATGCCGAAAGGTAATATAGACGGAGGGGCCGTTGCCGGATCTTATATAGGTTTGTTATTATTGGGAGCCGCTTTTGCTTCCATTGGTGTTTTTGCATCATCGGTTACTAAAAATCAGGTTATTGCTTTTGCCGTGGCCGTTTTATTGTCTTTTATCGCTTATAGTGGTTTTGATTCACTGGGTAAGATTTTCTCTGCCACTGTGTTTGAAGATATATTTGTTTGGCTGAGTATCAATGAACATTTTCAATCCATGAGCAGGGGAGTACTTGATACACGTGATCTGGTTTATTTTATCTCTTTTATTTTATTGTTTCTGGGGATAACCCGGATAGTGATTGGAGGTAGAAAATGGTAA